TCGCAGATCGCAACCCGTAAACAACAAACCTCATCAAACATAACAACCCAACCCATTCATATCATAAACCTCATGAAAAACCTCATCTCACAGAAACAGGCGCCTCCTCCAGCCAAGCCCAGTCAACACTCACCCGTCCCAGATCCAAATCCGCCAACTTCTTAAAAACCCCCCGACTGACATCCAAATCCTTCACAGCACATCCCGTACCTAAGACCTCCCAATTAGCACCAACCCCAGCAAGGAAACCAAACACAAAGCAAGGGAGGtgaagtagaaaagaaaaagaagggaaaacatACACCGATCAACAACCGTAACATCAACACTCGCCTCCCCCCTCTTCACCCTGACCTTCATCCCACAAAGCGGATTCGCATTCGGATTCGACCCCGTCGACGCAGCATCAAAGAGAATATGCGATACCGCACAGACCAAGTCCGAATTGGAACTCGTTATTCCGCACGAGCCTAGCGCCGGGTCGTAGTATGTTAGGTCGCCGGTGTACGGGCCGCCGCTGGTtgtggggagggggaggttTCGATTTCTTTAAGGGTTGTTAGAAGTTATTCAGTATGTATGGTTGGGAGTAGGGACTTACGAATGCCGGGTGAGACCGACTGCGAGACCGATTATAAGGGCGAGGAGGCATATGGCGATTGCGATTGAGGTGAGGATGAGGCGTTTTTTCTTTCGGGGGAGTTGGGTCCATTTTGCTGGAGGCCATTTGGCGGTTTGGGGGTGGGGTTCGAGTTTGTACTCGTCAATCGCTGGAAATGCTGCTGGAGCTggtggcggaggtggtggagggaCGGGTTTGCGTTTTGGGATGTCTGTTGGTGGGTGAGTTTGAGGGTCTGGGGTAGACATTTTTAAGGGTTCAATGTTTTCTACATCTGGGGTTGGAGGTGGATATGTGGAATTGTTAAATGGGCAATGGTTgtgggggaggggagggaatCGATTGCTTTTGTTTCATCTCTGGTTGTTTGTTCAGGGGTAAAGAGAAGGGACTCTTGGCGGGTTCTTTTGTTTAATTAATACATGGTGTTATCGATTGGTGTTTGTGTAGCGTTGGGTGGGCGTAGTGGTCGGGATATCCATGGATGTTGTTGGCAGCTTTGAGTGTTGGGGAGGATTCAATGATAAGGTGAATATAAGAATGAGTGGCTATAGGATTTGTGCTTAGAACCGAGGAAGTTATATCACCATATGTCTTGGTTGTGATGGATAGATATTCATGATCTAGAGATCATCCTTGTATGGCTTTTAACCTAATTGAGGATAGTGAAGAGTTATGGATATGGAACTGGTAACATGATTCGATTGATAACTACCGTCAGAGCCTGACTAATGTATTCAAAGCTTGGTTGTTAGTCGGATTATAATTCAATATACTCCTCAGTCTTATAATGATTCTCAATCGTATGCCTAAAAGATGTAATGTATCTTAATTCTGCTTTGGTTGTGCCTGACTTTCTATTCGAGACTTCGATATCCGGCGGTCTCCACgtgtttcctttctattctctGTTTATTCGGTAGTCATGAACCTGCACAATGACGCAGATATTGCACGTTCCCCAGACTTCCCGATGTCGCTTTATGTGGGGACAACATCCTCACTCACCGTTCACAGAAGGAGAATGTTCTTGGCGCCGATCGTCGTCCGCATCCTCGTCTCGGCTCAAATCCTTACTCCATCCCCACGTGGAGTCAACATAAATTTTTTGACTTTCATCCTTGTCCGTTGAAACCCCTTGTTATCCccactctttcttcccagttGGAACTGGCGACATTCCCCTTGAACAGCGTGGCGAACTTGAATGGTTTCATGGGAAATCGCTTCACGTCTGTCACCCGGTCACGTGTTTCGAGACGGCTGTTATCGATGAGGGGTTTCTGATCGGCATTGTTCATGATCCAAAATTGCCGAGTGTCGGAAAGGATAGAGGGTGCCCAGTAGAGCACGACGCGACGCAACATGTCGTCGCATCGCAGTTCCGAGGATTCGCAATGGCCGCTACCAGATGAGCCGGAGGTAAAACCGGATAGTAAACAAAAGAAGGGCCTCATGGCGAAACTGAAGTCAGGATGGGATAGTCTGGGCTTGGATACGCCGACTAT
This window of the Aspergillus flavus chromosome 8, complete sequence genome carries:
- a CDS encoding riboflavin aldehyde-forming enzyme (unnamed protein product), coding for MSTPDPQTHPPTDIPKRKPVPPPPPPPAPAAFPAIDEYKLEPHPQTAKWPPAKWTQLPRKKKRLILTSIAIAICLLALIIGLAVGLTRHSNRNLPLPTTSGGPYTGDLTYYDPALGSCGITSSNSDLVCAVSHILFDAASTGSNPNANPLCGMKVRVKRGEASVDVTVVDRCTGCAVKDLDVSRGVFKKLADLDLGRVSVDWAWLEEAPVSVR